GCAAGAAATAGCGCTCGATAATTGGACAAATCTTAACACATTTTCATTTGGAACATGAATTCTAATTGATACGcagcaaaagaagaaggaaaaaagaaaaagaaaaggtaaattaAACACCACATTTTGAAAAGGGTAATGTGTATCAGTATATATGTACATTTCTATActgtcgtcttcttcttccgcaaCCTTTCCATCCGTTTGTCCGGATTAAGGAGCGAATAAAAACAAACCAcagtgggaaaagaaaaaagaaaagaacaaaacaaaacaaaagcgcGCCAAAAGAATGGCACGGTCCCCATCTGAGCTGGATTTCTAGAAGTCTCGTCTCGTCACGTTGTTGAATGTGGTCGCGAGATCGCCTGCTTTCTCGTCCGTCGCTCCGTATGATGGAAGGACTGACTTCATCACGAAGCAAAACCTACGTGGACCCCACCCGACCGACCCCTCAACGGTCCTCCGCTGCCCCCCCCATCCTATCCTATCCTCCacgctttctctctccccctgctGTGGGGACCACCGGATCGGCAATCGGACACGAATTCTTTTGGCCTCTCCCCTTTCGGTATGGTGTTGACCCCAGGGAAGCTTCcccgaatttttattttattttaatggcgCTAGAATCTGCAAGTATCAATTCGAGCAGACAACGTCGAATCCGCCGGATCCGAAGTGACCGTCACTGCTTTTCCGATCACTCCGGCGAGCGCCGGGGACTCGGGTACGGCCTCATCTCCGGCATCTGCTCCGACACGGTCCATATCCTCACCGACTTGTCCAGGCTCCCGCTGTACACGATCCACCGCCCGTCGTTCTCGTCGCCCTCGTCGTCGTTGTCGGACCCGGGCGGCGTCGGGTCCTGCTCCACGGCCAGGCATTTGATGGGCCCGCCGTGGCCCGTCAGGACGCTCAGCCACGAGTGGGCCCCCGTGACGGGGTCCCTCCGCCACACGGAGATGCTCTTGTCCGCGGAGCCGCTGAGCACCAAGTTCCCGGCCGCAGCCATGCACAGGACCGCCAGCTTGTGGCCCCGGAGCGCCCCGCCGTGGGACAGGTGCTTCTGGCGCGTCCAGAAGTTGACCACGCCGTCCGAGGACCCGGAGTAGACCACGCCGGAGGCCTCGCTCACGGCCAGCGACGTCACCGCGCTCTCCTGGTCCAACAGGAGCCGGATCAAGAAATGCCTCGTCCCCTTCCCGTGCAACTCCATCCTCCACACCTTCACCGTTCCATCGGCCGAGCCGGTGAAGACCAAGCCGTCAAACCCCGAGGCGATCGAGTTTATCGCATCGTCATGAGCATCGACCGATTCCAAGCACTTGGAATCGGATAGCCTCCACACCTTCATGGTCTTGTCCCAAGAGCCTGAATACAAGATGCCCGCTTCCTGGTTCAGGCTCAAGCACGACACCGCGTCGAAGTGCTTGATGCGCAAGACCTTGCTGTGTCGGCGGACCTGAACGTAGTTCTTAGGGTTTACCGAGCTCTTGATGTAGTCCTTCAACGTGGGCAAGCTGCCGATGCGCTTGTGCGGGGCCACAGACAAATTATCGAGAAGGCGATTATCTTTCGAGGGCTTTTTCCAAACTCGGATCTTGCCATCTTGGTGGCCGGTGAAAACTCTGTCGCCGGCGACGACGATGGCCTTGACCAATCCGCTGTTGGACTTGAACCCCGAGAATTCCCTGAAGTTCTTCCACACCCGGATGTTCTTGCTGTCGGAGCCCGTGTACAGCAAGTCGCCGGTGGCCGCAAGGGAGTACACATGGCCCTCCTTGCGGATGAGGGACCCGACGAGGCCGTTGTTCCCGGGGAAGCCCCCGAGGAGCGGCGACGGCATAATCCACGGGGATTTGGCGTAGGGAGACAGCTGGTTCAACGGCGACATGAGGTAAGGGCTCGGCGAGGACGTGGAGTAGCCCGCGGAGGGCGAGGCGAAGTAGTAGCGAGCCGGGCTCGGCGTGGCGGAGGCGTTGCTGAAGCGGCGGTTGCCGTTGGCTGCGGCGGCCACGGCGTGGTACTCGTTATCTTGGTCCTGAGGGAAGAGGGTGGGTTCGGAACGCAAGAACGCTCCGAAAGTCGGTCGGCGACTGGGGTTGGCGTTGCTGGCCGGCTCTTCCGACATTACCGTTCCTCCTCTATCTTTCCTCATCTGGCAACGACGACGCTGAACTCTTCGGAAAGACGAGGAATTGCGGGAACGGCCGGCGAGGAAAGGGAAATGAAAAGACGATGCAGGGAGCTTATCCAGAGGCTTGAAGGAGATTTAGAGTGGAAGAAGCAATGCTTTTCTTTGATGATTGAGAAGGTATACTTGAAAGGGCGAGCGCGAGGGAGGAGATGCGTATAAATACTGGGGAGAGGGGAGACAGGAGATGATATGTAGGTGGGGGAGGATGGGACACGTGGAGGACGGAGACGCGAGGCTTACGAAGGTAGAGAGAGACGCACCTTCTACAATCGTGGAGACCGGGAACCGGCTGTGCCAGTCAGTGGGGGAGCGTAAACGATTTTGGcaaaattgaattattcaatTGAGGCAGGAGCTCCACGCGCTCACGAGTCTGGGGATTTTGCGCATGGGAAAATGTGAGGAAAAAAGGGCGCGAACCGTTTTCAGACCGGACAGCTTCACGTTGGGTAAGTCGTTGACCATTGACTTTTACTCGGTGAGGAGACTTTTCTTAAACGACGGCGCCCTTTGCGTGCCTCGCGAGAACTTCGTGGTTCACCATAATCCCCAAGGACAGGCCGGCAAGTTGCAAAGGACccaaccactgggattcgccccagtggctaCCCTTCccacatggaagggggaggtgagagGTTCAAATCCCTACCTTCTCAGGGgagatggggtggggacgcgtaaatttcaggagtgagtttcgactcccacgcccgcaCTGTGAGAGGCAGAGGCAAAGtgcgagtgagtgtagaatAGGCGTAGAGTAGACTCCACGCCCGCAAGAGGCAAggcaaaagtcaaaaaaaaaaaaagttgcaaagGACCCTTTATTTGTGTCTTTAGAGTCAGTTGAGGAGGTTATCAATTAAACACAGGGATTATTGATATTAAATAGCCGTCAAACTAGGTTATATTTATTTTACGAAACatggatgatttgaaaaaaaattatataattgatgaataatgttttccaaatcattcatcttCATTGAAACGTATAAAGTTCTAATGTGATGAGTTCTTTCAGAGTTTTATCACTAGGCGCACACATGTAATCCAAGAAACGATTGGCCTCGCATAACAATTGATTGATTCCCTATCCAATTGATTAAAGTCCTGCCATTGTATACGTCAGTGCATGCAAACTAGGGTTAAAATTGTCTAAATTTAGTGAGagttaattgaattaatttatcTGCTCGATATCACAACACGTGAGTACCTTCAAATATCTGATCCCTCGTCTATTTCTTTAATCTTGAAAACCAAAGTTGAgttaggtaattttttttttctattggttGGAGAGCCAAGCACTTTTTTTGACTCGCTTCTCTCTTCTATGTAGATGTTTATAGTAGTCACGGGGATCGAACTCTAAATCTAGTTCTCTCTAGTGCCATCTCCCCAATTCCTTTACAAACAAGGCCGCATGCCTGTTGGTGGAGAGCCAAGTACTTGATATGGGGAGGTTTGCATTCATGCACCCAGTGCTATTTGTTTTGGTGAAAGAATTTGTGTTATATAGCTTGATAACAAACAAACGAGaatataatttcatttgaagaaaaaggtTGCTATATTAGTAAGTCTATTAAGCCTTATTAttagggaaaattacaaaaaaaggaaagtcataaacctattgacTAAAAAGACTTGCAAAtcgtcaaaaaaatttagaattgaattaaccATCGTTTAATATATTttggactttttctttttttttttgcaattcttcCCCTATTATTGAAAGCCGATTGAGAATTGACCCCAACAGAGTAGGTTTCATATTCCAAGTTCCAAGTCCAAAACCTACCCCCCTATTTCCTCTACTTGTAAGTGTTCCATCATTCATCTATTTCTTCAatctcaaaaattgaaattgagccaGGTCTTGAGACAGGAGGGTTTGCGTGCAAGTGGCGAAAGGTTCGTACAACCAGTGTAATTTTGTCTATGTAAACTCTTTGCGTGTGTGTATGTTTTGATAACAAACAAACGAGGAACATCATTTcctcaaatatgaaaatgaaaaagaaaaaagttgagatGTTAATTAGTCAATTAAGCCCCATCATTTtccgacccaaaaaagaagaaattaagcCTTATCATTGAAGGCCAAAAGTAAGCACCATCATTGTCAAGGATCTCGTAGTTAAGCTGAGCAGATAGATCTGGATTGGGGAAGAAAAAATCCACGTAAAGCAACCAAAACGTTGATGTTTTCCGCTCCACGACAGGCAAATGCATGCACCATCTCGCCTCCACAATCTCATCCTGAAGACCACAGCTATGCCCTGGACGATTGGTCGTTCCTGATGTGATGGAACGATAGAAATCGTGTGTCCGGAATGGCAAAAGATAAAACGcagaatgaagataagaaagTCGTAATCAGACGGTTGCCCCAGGATGTTTTCTTGTATGGTCCTGAATCTCGAACGAATGGATGCACGGAAACCCTCGTTTCTTTTCCACTCCAGCACCACTAGAAATGCCGTCCCTTTTCCTTCACATGCGATATGATTGAACATTCTTCTTTTGGGAATCCCATAATTTACGTGGCCAGTGAAGAAAGAAACGATTCTTGTAAGCATCTGTAAGTTTGCATCCGTGTACACATGACGGTCTTGGCCTATACCAGTTTTAGGAACCCCTAGCCCGGCATTGGGAAACCTAACTCTTTTCCTCCTAGAGTGCATcgagtattttcttttcttggatatgCACTTTGTCCGTCCAACTATGTATGATCAACCGATGGGAAACGAGTGACCGAAGAATAACCAAATCTATGATGGATAAGTGGAAAAAATGTAGCCTAAAGAGAAGTGGTCTTCAACTCCATCAATCCTTTCTTGATTGTGCAATGTAGCTGGCCAATAAAGGAAGGaagaatcaaaagaagaaacctTCTTTGACCATCAATTGCTCGTTTTCAGAAGCGAAGGAAGGATCCGGTCCATCGTTTACTATATCAATTTCACATGGCATCTCTCGAATATCCGTAGCGCAATCGAAATAATATATTCACACGGGCAAAAAGACGTTTTTTGTTCTGAAGGCGGTTTACCCAGCAGCAGTCCCATTCTCTATTCTACTGCCAATCTCTGCACTCCCAGCTTTCCCATTGGCAGATTTCTTCAAGAGCTTTTACGCGCCAAATGTCAATAACCCTTAATGGCTGCCGCCTACAATTCAGCGATTCGCAGCGAATTGGGTGAGGAGTAGACTTTGCAGCGAAAGCGACGTCtgcaattcaaatttcacaGTTGACGACACGTATCGGTTGTCCCTTCGACGTAGAGATTAGCTACTTATCAACGACGATACCCTGCCTCTTTGACACGTAATTAAGGGTAGATCAAGATCGGCCAGTTGGCTCGAGACACGTGTCTCTGCAATGCATACAGTACGTACGCACGTTAGCATGAGGAGAGCAAGAACTCAgaaagattagggttttatgTGATGTGCTGTGCTTTTGAGTTCTTCGAACTCATCCTCGACAGCTTTACGGTTGCCAAACTTTCGCCTTGTCAATCACGACACGGGGTCGGTAAGAATAGTTTCGTTCTTCGTCTTCACTGATATACAAAGGTTCATTAGCCTtcagaagatcatccgagcccTTCATATCCCTTCCAGGAAATGCTTTCTGTACATAAATGAGAAAACatcatggagagagagagagagatcttcatGAGGTGTAATCACTAAGCGAGAACTGCTGCACACGAGGAAGACAAGTGACTAGTAGTCGAGCTAATCATCGAAATCATACGTAATAATCGGGATGCAAGCTCATTAAACATCTGTCCCGGCCCTGGACACATGGGCGAGCTTGTCGAGTGATCTCATGCACCAATCATAACCACTGTCTCCCCCTTCTTTTCAAATGATAATTTGCCCGAAA
Above is a window of Eucalyptus grandis isolate ANBG69807.140 chromosome 9, ASM1654582v1, whole genome shotgun sequence DNA encoding:
- the LOC104418796 gene encoding protein JINGUBANG, which codes for MRKDRGGTVMSEEPASNANPSRRPTFGAFLRSEPTLFPQDQDNEYHAVAAAANGNRRFSNASATPSPARYYFASPSAGYSTSSPSPYLMSPLNQLSPYAKSPWIMPSPLLGGFPGNNGLVGSLIRKEGHVYSLAATGDLLYTGSDSKNIRVWKNFREFSGFKSNSGLVKAIVVAGDRVFTGHQDGKIRVWKKPSKDNRLLDNLSVAPHKRIGSLPTLKDYIKSSVNPKNYVQVRRHSKVLRIKHFDAVSCLSLNQEAGILYSGSWDKTMKVWRLSDSKCLESVDAHDDAINSIASGFDGLVFTGSADGTVKVWRMELHGKGTRHFLIRLLLDQESAVTSLAVSEASGVVYSGSSDGVVNFWTRQKHLSHGGALRGHKLAVLCMAAAGNLVLSGSADKSISVWRRDPVTGAHSWLSVLTGHGGPIKCLAVEQDPTPPGSDNDDEGDENDGRWIVYSGSLDKSVRIWTVSEQMPEMRPYPSPRRSPE